Proteins co-encoded in one Nicotiana sylvestris chromosome 7, ASM39365v2, whole genome shotgun sequence genomic window:
- the LOC104235576 gene encoding large ribosomal subunit protein eL27x-like — protein MVKFLKPNKAVVVLQGRYAGRKAVIVRAFDDGTRDRPYGHCLVVGVSKYPKKVIRKDSDKKQAKKSRVKTFIKLVNYNHIMPTRYTLDVDLKEAVTVDCLQSRDKKVTAAKEAKAKFEERFKTGKNRWFFSKLRF, from the coding sequence ATGGTGAAATTCCTTAAGCCAAACAAAGCCGTAGTCGTACTCCAAGGGCGCTACGCCGGGAGGAAAGCTGTGATTGTTCGAGCCTTTGACGATGGGACACGTGACAGGCCGTACGGTCACTGTTTGGTCGTCGGCGTATCGAAATACCCAAAGAAAGTGATTCGTAAGGATTCTGACAAAAAACAGGCGAAGAAATCACGGGTTAAGACTTTCATTAAGCTCGTTAATTACAATCACATTATGCCTACGCGTTACACATTGGATGTTGATTTGAAGGAAGCTGTTACTGTTGATTGTCTTCAGTCACGTGATAAGAAGGTTACTGCTGCTAAAGAGGCGAAAGCTAAGTTTGAAGAGCGATTTAAGACTGGGAAAAATCGCTGGTTCTTTTCCAAGCTTAGATTTTGA